One Spea bombifrons isolate aSpeBom1 chromosome 1, aSpeBom1.2.pri, whole genome shotgun sequence DNA window includes the following coding sequences:
- the IBSP gene encoding bone sialoprotein 2, which yields MKTALILVFLFGLSTAFYINRYQRKWKGSDSDEKVLPRNRYGYYFYRNLFLQGPNRHYINIAKGGDSSEENEDSSDEVESPEVIKNGNKAPTTGGSETGGTETGGSEGKGAAEEADSEEAEGENESENESENESENGGTSAPEVEDTTANQNETETEDGEQFNTTEISLETEPTQAGTIEPATRQVEAQVLDATVIPASTVEETLGNEEGSNGGIVSTVVYETANDGYQYENGYDHENEIDYRTRGDTYARYEDEYHYRNHIYDGYAREYDYYHQYDQVKGM from the exons ATGAAGACAGCACTCATTTTGGTCTTTTTGTTCGGCCTGAGCACTGCATTTTAT ATTAATCGTTACCAAAGAAAGTGGAAAGGAAGTGACTCTGATGAGAAAGTG TTACCTAGAAATAGATATGGCTACTACTTCTACAGAAACCTATTCTTGCAGGGACCAAATAgacattacataaatattgcCAAG GGTGGTGATTCCTCAGAAGAAAACGAAGATAGCTCAGATGAG GTTGAGTCACCAGAAgtaattaaaaatggaaataaggcTCCAACTACAGGAGGGTCTGAAACAGGAGGCACAGAAACAGGAGGCTCTGAAGGAAAAGGGGCAGCTGAAGAGGCTGACTCTGAAGAAGCAGAAGGTGAAAATGAAAGCGAAAATGAAAGCGAAAATGAAAGCGAAAATGGAGGAACATCTGCTCCAGAG GTGGAAGACACCACAGCAAACCAAAATGAGACTGAGACCGAGGATGGTGAACAATTCAACACTACAGAGATCAGCCTTGAAACTGAGCCTACGCAGGCTGGCACTATTGAGCCTGCCACTAGACAAGTCGAGGCCCAAGTTCTTGATGCTACTGTGATCCCAGCAAGCACTGTTGAAGAAACCTTAGGTAATGAGGAAGGTAGTAACGGAGGCATTGTGAGCACTGTTGTGTATGAAACAGCAAATGACGGATACCAGTATGAGAATGGATATGATCATGAAAATGAAATTGACTACAGAACCAGAGGTGACACTTATGCACGCTATGAAGACGAATATCACTACAGGAACCATATCTATGATGGGTATGCTCGAGAGTATGATTATTACCACCAATATGATCAGGTTAAAGGCAtgtaa